In a single window of the Prevotella melaninogenica genome:
- a CDS encoding RelA/SpoT family protein, whose translation MDKDNIEVKEIDYEKMVDDAFQHLIDTYLASRHRKKVDIITKAFNFARQAHKGVRRLSGEPYIMHPIAVAQIACEEMGLGATSICAALLHDVVEDTDYTVEDMENIFGPKIAQIVDGLTKISGGIFGEQASAQAENFKKLLLTMSDDIRVILIKICDRLHNMRTLESQPASKQYKIAGETLYIYAPLANRLGLNKIKTELEDLSFRYEHPEAYASIEKKLASTQAQRDTLFEQFTAPIRAELDKMGFEYELKARVKSPYSIWNKMQNKHVTFEEIYDILAVRIIYKPKSPDEEINNCFQIYVAISQIYKSHPDRLRDWVNHPKANGYQALHVTLMSSKGRWIEVQIRSEHMNELAEQGFAAHWKYKDGGEITEDEGELNEWLSTIKEILDDPQPDAMDFLDAIKLNLFASEIFVFTPKGEIKTMPAGCTALDFAFQIHTFLGSHCIGAKVNHKLVPLSHKLQSGDQVEILTSMSQHVNPSWINFVSTAKAKAKIQAILRRESRELQKAGEEQLSKWLKAHDLEMTTATLDKLCELHDLHKHDSLFLAVGNKTVILGDTDLNELRGKSKSEKTVTSGGWRRYVPFLKSNGKKTTESVEAKDIECTEGLIVVTKELNRKKPIFINEENIHRYLFPHCCHAIPGDDILGYIDNKNHIEIHKRACPVATKLKASYGGRILDAKWDMHRRLFFDATIEIRGIDRSGMLHDISDVLSDQLGVNIRKVTISSDNGIFEGTIEMQVHDRKDVQFIVENMKNIKDVQEVLEIL comes from the coding sequence ATGGACAAGGACAATATTGAAGTTAAGGAGATTGACTATGAGAAGATGGTAGATGATGCCTTTCAGCATCTCATTGATACCTATCTTGCTTCACGTCATCGAAAGAAGGTTGATATCATTACCAAGGCTTTCAACTTCGCTCGACAAGCGCATAAGGGTGTGCGCCGACTCTCGGGCGAACCTTATATCATGCACCCTATTGCCGTTGCCCAAATTGCTTGTGAAGAGATGGGACTCGGAGCAACAAGTATCTGTGCAGCCCTCTTACATGATGTCGTAGAAGATACCGACTATACAGTGGAAGATATGGAAAATATCTTCGGTCCTAAGATTGCACAAATCGTTGACGGATTAACCAAGATTTCTGGTGGTATCTTTGGCGAACAGGCTTCTGCTCAAGCAGAGAACTTCAAGAAGCTTCTGCTCACGATGAGCGACGACATACGCGTTATCCTTATCAAGATATGCGACCGTCTGCACAACATGCGCACCCTTGAATCCCAACCAGCAAGCAAACAGTATAAGATTGCAGGTGAAACCCTCTACATCTATGCACCACTTGCAAACCGATTGGGACTAAATAAGATTAAGACTGAACTGGAAGACCTAAGCTTCCGCTACGAACATCCTGAAGCATACGCCTCTATTGAGAAGAAACTTGCTTCAACACAGGCGCAGCGTGATACCCTCTTTGAACAGTTCACAGCACCTATCCGTGCCGAACTTGACAAGATGGGCTTTGAATATGAACTTAAAGCACGTGTAAAGAGTCCTTATTCTATTTGGAATAAGATGCAGAACAAACACGTCACTTTTGAAGAAATATACGATATCCTTGCCGTACGTATCATCTATAAACCAAAGTCACCTGATGAGGAAATCAACAACTGTTTCCAAATTTATGTGGCTATCAGTCAGATTTATAAGAGTCATCCTGACCGTCTGCGCGACTGGGTGAACCATCCTAAGGCTAATGGTTATCAGGCTTTGCACGTAACATTGATGTCTTCCAAAGGTCGTTGGATTGAGGTTCAGATACGTTCTGAACACATGAACGAATTAGCTGAACAGGGCTTTGCTGCACATTGGAAATACAAAGATGGCGGTGAGATCACTGAGGATGAGGGCGAATTGAATGAGTGGCTCAGTACGATAAAGGAAATCCTCGATGACCCACAGCCAGATGCTATGGACTTCCTCGATGCTATCAAACTTAACCTCTTTGCATCTGAAATCTTTGTCTTTACACCGAAGGGTGAGATTAAGACAATGCCTGCAGGTTGTACGGCACTCGACTTTGCTTTCCAAATCCACACCTTCCTCGGTAGTCACTGTATCGGTGCAAAGGTCAACCATAAACTTGTCCCATTGAGCCATAAACTTCAAAGTGGTGACCAAGTAGAAATCCTGACTTCGATGTCGCAACACGTCAATCCCTCATGGATTAACTTTGTGTCTACAGCGAAGGCAAAAGCAAAAATACAAGCTATCTTGCGACGTGAGAGCCGTGAGTTACAGAAGGCAGGCGAAGAGCAGCTATCGAAGTGGCTAAAGGCACACGACCTTGAGATGACAACTGCCACCTTAGACAAGCTTTGCGAACTACACGACCTCCATAAGCATGACAGTCTTTTCCTTGCCGTTGGAAACAAGACCGTTATCCTTGGCGATACTGACTTGAATGAACTTCGTGGAAAGTCAAAGTCTGAGAAGACAGTTACCTCAGGTGGTTGGCGCCGTTATGTTCCTTTCTTAAAGTCAAATGGCAAGAAGACTACTGAGTCTGTAGAGGCTAAGGACATAGAATGTACAGAAGGCTTAATCGTTGTAACCAAAGAGCTCAACAGAAAGAAGCCTATCTTCATCAATGAAGAAAACATACATCGCTATCTCTTCCCACATTGCTGCCATGCTATCCCAGGTGATGATATCCTCGGATATATTGACAACAAAAATCATATCGAGATTCATAAACGTGCTTGCCCAGTAGCCACAAAGCTAAAAGCAAGCTACGGTGGTAGAATCTTAGATGCTAAGTGGGACATGCACCGTCGTTTGTTCTTCGATGCAACGATTGAGATTCGTGGTATTGACCGTAGTGGTATGCTGCACGACATCTCTGATGTCCTCTCCGACCAATTGGGTGTTAATATCCGTAAGGTTACGATCTCCAGCGATAATGGCATCTTTGAGGGAACGATCGAGATGCAAGTCCACGACCGCAAGGATGTACAGTTTATCGTTGAAAATATGAAGAATATTAAGGATGTACAAGAGGTCTTAGAGATTCTTTAG
- a CDS encoding LysM peptidoglycan-binding domain-containing protein, with translation MIKEENRIYTVKQGDTLQSIADQLQINVDDIIEFHNRHSNTFITESRPNLFGVDIIILPADLSEFRRRHNPNRLNLLYGDITLACEDIVIDEATELQMRGQNLIQAQTIQRFSVKQEEKDGHAISIIDCKEIIKRQISPEYKPLADTISFLGQPLYHLVLGINPNGEIAKIVNQEEIYERWNKLKQTKEAQILLADDVTGEKISQAMDTDYSQTLKVIKETLRYRLLCPDFWGDQTLGEVRHRETDLTLSSNFFSSHKIRFLLKETFARADETKGIIVTQEYSSMKEIQKELSGVYNSSLNDYLQTPMNYGMKIKCTFHLSGVPLCIQECHCHLQEKLNDMAVFTNEIHIKYNH, from the coding sequence ATGATAAAAGAAGAAAACAGAATCTATACAGTTAAACAGGGGGATACGTTGCAAAGTATTGCAGACCAGCTACAAATTAATGTGGACGACATTATTGAGTTTCATAACAGGCACTCTAATACTTTTATAACAGAATCTCGTCCAAATCTATTTGGAGTTGACATAATAATTCTGCCAGCTGACTTGTCCGAGTTTAGACGGAGACATAATCCTAACAGGCTTAATCTTCTTTATGGAGACATTACTCTTGCCTGCGAAGATATAGTTATTGATGAGGCAACAGAACTGCAAATGAGAGGACAGAATTTAATTCAGGCACAAACCATACAGCGTTTTTCCGTAAAACAAGAAGAAAAAGATGGTCATGCTATCAGTATCATTGATTGCAAGGAAATTATCAAGCGACAGATATCTCCAGAGTACAAGCCATTGGCAGATACCATTTCTTTCCTTGGACAACCACTTTATCATCTTGTCTTAGGGATTAACCCTAATGGAGAGATTGCAAAAATTGTCAATCAAGAAGAGATTTACGAACGGTGGAATAAACTCAAACAGACAAAGGAAGCACAGATATTGCTTGCTGACGACGTTACTGGGGAAAAAATAAGTCAGGCTATGGATACTGATTATAGCCAAACATTGAAAGTGATTAAAGAAACGTTGCGATACAGATTACTCTGCCCTGACTTTTGGGGAGATCAGACTTTGGGTGAGGTGCGGCATCGTGAAACAGACCTCACTTTAAGCTCCAACTTTTTCTCTTCACATAAGATTAGATTTTTATTGAAAGAGACTTTCGCTCGTGCAGATGAAACAAAAGGAATTATTGTTACTCAAGAATATAGTTCCATGAAAGAGATACAGAAAGAACTTTCAGGGGTTTACAACAGCAGCCTAAATGATTATCTACAAACTCCGATGAACTATGGAATGAAAATCAAATGTACATTCCACCTCTCAGGAGTCCCCTTATGTATACAAGAATGTCATTGTCACCTACAAGAGAAACTTAATGATATGGCAGTCTTTACGAATGAAATTCATATCAAGTATAATCATTAA
- a CDS encoding PAAR-like protein, with protein MGKLYIPENVWLVCSEGTSTQQMLVTSQSTVKIDGGHLMATTADRVKTDFGCKKEALADAIGVAICAMVIAACVVGTGGLGACAIIGLAGAAGAVGGGILGRVSPCGCARCMGPWQNYSPSVIVSGYNALLDDSFSICSKGGTIKIMFSKEAAEAYAALVAMKSNTEIANVAAIAFALPFVLKGAGTAIIGFKGGFTAALAVSSKAAFLYTLEASMIGGASYGIGILVKEGKESIYKKAGVYNYTKGKEEDEVTSILGNDDGQKDLFDAKSNIGKVGKIGKRKSYSITSYEKMSYEREGYLSTTKGYIEEKSWETVEEKANWKYKATSTKSIEKISSTDKLTQSTGAYYMKEEYTLKTGKDYNIGKGLGSDLKKGINPFGHMFAIDLLIDLSRGICNKLLENKKKDYEKVLTTEQKARNAKNVKTK; from the coding sequence ATGGGCAAGTTATATATTCCTGAAAATGTTTGGCTGGTATGTTCTGAAGGAACAAGCACACAACAAATGCTTGTAACAAGCCAGTCAACAGTGAAAATCGATGGCGGACATTTAATGGCAACAACAGCAGATAGGGTAAAAACTGATTTTGGCTGCAAAAAAGAAGCTCTTGCAGACGCCATAGGTGTAGCAATTTGTGCAATGGTCATTGCAGCATGCGTCGTGGGAACAGGTGGATTAGGAGCATGTGCCATTATAGGTCTGGCGGGGGCAGCTGGTGCTGTCGGTGGAGGAATCCTGGGCAGAGTGTCGCCATGCGGATGTGCACGTTGCATGGGTCCTTGGCAAAACTACAGTCCTTCTGTCATAGTAAGTGGTTATAATGCCCTCTTGGATGATTCTTTTTCTATCTGTTCAAAAGGCGGAACGATTAAGATAATGTTCTCTAAAGAAGCAGCAGAGGCGTATGCTGCTTTGGTGGCAATGAAATCGAACACCGAGATTGCCAATGTCGCAGCAATAGCATTTGCACTTCCATTTGTTCTTAAGGGAGCAGGAACTGCAATTATAGGTTTCAAGGGAGGGTTTACAGCAGCCTTAGCTGTTAGTAGTAAGGCAGCATTCCTTTACACATTAGAAGCAAGTATGATTGGCGGGGCATCGTATGGCATCGGAATATTGGTAAAGGAAGGGAAAGAAAGTATATACAAAAAAGCTGGAGTTTATAACTATACAAAAGGAAAGGAGGAGGATGAAGTAACATCCATTTTAGGTAATGATGATGGACAAAAAGATTTATTTGATGCCAAAAGTAATATTGGAAAAGTTGGAAAAATTGGAAAAAGGAAAAGCTATTCTATTACATCTTATGAAAAGATGAGTTATGAACGTGAAGGATACTTAAGCACGACCAAGGGATACATTGAGGAAAAGAGTTGGGAAACGGTCGAAGAAAAAGCCAACTGGAAATATAAAGCTACGAGTACTAAATCAATAGAAAAGATTTCGTCAACAGACAAACTTACACAATCTACAGGTGCATATTACATGAAAGAAGAGTATACTCTTAAAACAGGAAAGGATTATAATATTGGCAAAGGGCTTGGTTCAGATTTAAAAAAAGGGATAAATCCTTTCGGACATATGTTCGCTATAGATTTATTAATAGATCTTAGTAGAGGAATATGTAATAAGTTACTGGAAAATAAGAAAAAAGACTACGAAAAAGTTCTCACTACAGAACAAAAAGCGCGTAATGCAAAAAATGTAAAAACTAAATAA
- a CDS encoding TonB-dependent receptor has protein sequence MDFTNRIIASIVFCGLSINGIAQTLTGCVVGKDDRKPIAYASVTLKENRLYAFTDEKGCFTIKNVPKGKCTAVISCLGYAEQTIVVTINNDGATLNVRLAEDNLQLDEVQVVAHRKKDEITTSYTIDRKTLDNQQIMTLGDIAQLLPGGKSVNPSLMNDSKLTLRSGSSERGNASFGTAIEVDGVRLNNNAMMGETAGVSTRGVSASNIESVEVVPGIASVEYGDLTNGVVKVKTRRGSSPFILEGSINQHTRQIALHKGLDLGKNAGLINFSLEHARSFSDAASPYTAYQRNVLSLHYMNVFMKKTQPLTLDIGLNGGVGGYDSKADPDRNLDSYYKVKDNNVGGNVRLDWLLNKSWITNLNFTAAFTYADKRSESYSNESSSSTQPYIHTLTEGYNIAEDYDKNPSANIILGPTGYWYLRGFGDSKPLTYSLKLKANWNKSFGKFRNRLLVGAEWTSSKNKGKGTYYENMRYAPTWREYRFDVLPALNNMALYAEDKLSMAVNAKQNIELTAGVREDITSIPGSEYGTVGSLSPRLNMRYMLRFGQESWVNSLSLHSGWGKSVKLPSFQVLYPSPSYRDMLAFSSTSDANNRSYYAYYTHPSKARYNADLKWQYANQWDLGVELRTKIADINLSFFHSKTFNPYMATNTYTPFTYKYTSPAKLQASGIDAANRLFAIDPQTGIVTVSDASGAKTPVVLGYDERNTYVTNTKYVNADPLSRYGLEWIIDFKQIKLLRTQVRVDGKYYHYKAQDETLFADVPVSLNTRQSDGRLYQYIGYYRGGAATSTNYTANASPSNGSVSGQVDMNVTLTTHIPKIRLVVALRLESSLYTYSRATSSRGYVVNSGNEYFGEPYNGKAENQTVIVYPEYYSTWDAPETLVPFAEKLRWAATNDRGLYNDLTQLVVRTNYPYTLNPNKLSAFWSANLSVTKEIGKHVSISFYANNFFNTLAQVHSTQTGLETSLFGSGYVPSFYYGLSLRLKI, from the coding sequence ATGGACTTCACGAATAGGATAATAGCGTCTATTGTATTTTGCGGACTAAGTATCAATGGAATTGCACAGACACTAACAGGTTGTGTTGTGGGGAAGGATGATCGTAAGCCTATAGCCTACGCATCAGTCACATTGAAGGAAAATCGCTTATACGCTTTTACGGACGAAAAAGGTTGTTTCACGATAAAAAACGTACCGAAAGGAAAGTGTACAGCGGTAATATCTTGTCTTGGTTATGCAGAACAAACAATAGTTGTCACCATTAATAATGATGGTGCCACGCTCAACGTGCGCCTTGCCGAAGACAACCTTCAACTCGATGAAGTACAAGTTGTTGCACATCGAAAGAAGGACGAGATAACAACCTCTTACACCATTGACCGTAAGACGTTGGACAATCAACAGATAATGACTTTGGGCGATATTGCCCAGCTTTTACCGGGTGGTAAGAGTGTGAACCCTTCTCTGATGAATGATAGCAAATTGACTTTGCGAAGCGGTTCATCAGAGCGAGGCAACGCGTCGTTTGGTACAGCCATAGAAGTGGATGGTGTTCGTCTGAACAACAATGCTATGATGGGTGAAACAGCTGGTGTAAGTACACGGGGGGTAAGTGCTTCTAACATTGAAAGTGTGGAGGTAGTACCCGGTATTGCCTCTGTAGAATACGGCGACCTCACCAATGGTGTAGTAAAAGTGAAGACCCGTAGAGGTAGTTCGCCTTTCATCTTGGAAGGAAGTATCAACCAACACACCCGCCAGATAGCCCTTCACAAAGGATTAGACTTAGGCAAGAACGCTGGACTTATCAACTTCTCCCTTGAGCATGCACGCTCTTTCTCGGATGCAGCATCGCCTTACACTGCTTATCAGCGCAACGTTCTATCGTTGCACTATATGAATGTCTTTATGAAGAAGACACAACCTCTTACCTTGGATATTGGTCTGAATGGTGGCGTGGGAGGCTATGATTCAAAGGCAGACCCAGACCGCAACTTGGACAGTTATTATAAGGTTAAGGACAATAATGTGGGTGGTAATGTGCGCCTTGACTGGTTATTGAACAAGTCATGGATAACCAATCTGAATTTTACAGCTGCCTTCACCTACGCTGATAAACGCTCAGAAAGCTATAGCAATGAGAGTAGTAGTTCTACACAACCTTATATCCACACTTTGACGGAAGGATATAACATTGCTGAAGACTACGATAAGAACCCTTCTGCCAACATCATCCTTGGTCCTACGGGTTATTGGTATCTTCGTGGCTTTGGCGACTCGAAACCATTAACCTATAGCTTGAAGCTGAAGGCTAATTGGAATAAATCATTTGGAAAGTTCCGCAATCGCCTACTTGTTGGTGCAGAATGGACCAGCAGTAAGAACAAAGGAAAGGGAACATACTACGAGAATATGCGCTATGCACCAACATGGCGTGAATATCGTTTTGATGTCCTTCCCGCTTTAAACAATATGGCACTCTATGCCGAAGACAAGCTATCAATGGCTGTAAATGCCAAACAGAACATTGAATTGACAGCGGGTGTACGTGAGGATATTACCTCTATTCCTGGCTCAGAATATGGAACAGTGGGTAGTCTTTCACCACGACTGAATATGCGCTATATGCTTCGCTTCGGACAAGAAAGTTGGGTGAACAGTCTTAGCTTGCATTCAGGATGGGGAAAGAGCGTGAAGCTTCCGAGTTTCCAAGTACTCTACCCTTCTCCATCTTATCGTGATATGTTGGCATTCTCATCTACCAGTGATGCTAATAATCGCTCTTATTACGCCTATTACACTCACCCTTCAAAGGCACGATACAATGCTGACTTGAAATGGCAATATGCCAACCAGTGGGATTTAGGTGTGGAACTGAGAACAAAAATTGCGGACATCAACCTTTCATTCTTCCATAGTAAGACTTTCAATCCTTACATGGCAACAAACACTTACACACCTTTCACCTATAAATACACATCACCTGCTAAACTTCAAGCGAGCGGTATTGATGCGGCTAATCGACTCTTTGCGATTGACCCACAGACAGGTATTGTGACTGTGAGCGATGCCAGTGGTGCGAAAACACCAGTCGTTCTCGGTTATGACGAACGTAACACCTACGTCACCAATACGAAATATGTGAATGCTGACCCATTGAGTCGCTATGGCTTAGAATGGATTATAGACTTCAAGCAGATTAAGTTGCTCCGCACACAGGTGCGTGTAGATGGTAAGTATTATCATTATAAAGCACAGGACGAAACCCTCTTTGCGGATGTTCCTGTAAGTCTTAACACACGTCAATCAGACGGTAGACTCTATCAGTATATTGGTTATTACCGTGGTGGTGCAGCTACTTCAACCAACTATACCGCCAATGCTTCACCATCAAATGGCTCTGTCAGTGGTCAAGTAGATATGAATGTCACATTGACGACACATATACCAAAGATTCGACTCGTCGTAGCTTTGCGTTTGGAAAGTTCACTCTATACTTACAGCAGAGCCACCAGCAGTCGTGGATATGTTGTGAATAGTGGCAATGAATACTTTGGTGAGCCATATAATGGTAAGGCAGAAAATCAAACAGTAATCGTCTATCCTGAGTATTACAGCACATGGGATGCACCAGAAACATTAGTTCCCTTTGCAGAGAAATTACGTTGGGCAGCAACGAATGACAGAGGATTATACAACGACCTGACACAGTTGGTTGTGCGAACCAACTATCCTTACACATTGAATCCGAATAAGTTGAGTGCGTTCTGGTCGGCTAACTTGAGTGTAACAAAGGAAATAGGCAAACACGTATCTATATCGTTTTATGCCAATAACTTCTTCAACACACTTGCTCAGGTACACTCTACTCAGACAGGACTTGAAACAAGTCTCTTTGGTAGTGGATATGTTCCGAGTTTCTATTATGGACTTTCATTAAGATTGAAGATATAA
- a CDS encoding T9SS type A sorting domain-containing protein, producing MKKISFIGLIALALSFIPLSGFAQTVQEKMITCLVLTETNGTKTEFALDSYPVITIEGNDLVITCEGKKLSTALTGVQDYRFIEKKVTTSISSVPSNDPKNESNTPQFSFSNAEVSGLKAGARVAIYNLNGTQISSVTADGEGRVALDFSSLPKGVYILRTPTKSFKFMNK from the coding sequence ATGAAGAAAATAAGTTTTATAGGGCTTATCGCTTTAGCACTGTCGTTCATACCCCTTAGTGGCTTTGCGCAGACAGTACAAGAAAAGATGATAACCTGCCTTGTCTTGACCGAAACGAATGGTACCAAGACCGAGTTTGCTTTGGATTCATACCCAGTTATAACCATAGAAGGCAACGACCTTGTTATTACTTGTGAGGGTAAGAAGTTATCAACAGCACTGACAGGCGTGCAGGACTACCGCTTCATTGAGAAGAAGGTGACAACAAGTATTAGTAGTGTACCTTCTAATGACCCAAAGAATGAATCTAACACACCTCAATTCTCTTTCAGTAATGCTGAGGTTAGTGGATTGAAAGCAGGTGCAAGAGTGGCTATTTACAATCTTAATGGTACACAAATCAGCTCAGTAACAGCAGATGGTGAGGGACGAGTTGCCCTTGATTTCTCGTCTTTACCTAAGGGTGTCTACATTCTCCGCACACCTACAAAGAGCTTTAAGTTTATGAATAAGTAA
- a CDS encoding DUF4876 domain-containing protein, with amino-acid sequence MKKILLLLVAVFAFISNINAQTWNMVVTHNDGTVQVIKASDVKNVTFQLPDQNADQVIIKELYTTGVPDDKDPKKFFQSDKGFILYNNGGKTAVISNLAIGMLDPYNAHSGANAWYSAGATEPSYVSQNWVPATAGIWYFQNSLVIEPYSQVVISCMGAIDNTKTYSKSVNYANKDYYTMYDPESGYNNTSYYPTPSNVIPSSQYLKAVNFGPANAWPLSQSSPAFFIFQTKGTTPAAFAKDASNITYAPGKAQTNVNAVLKVPTDWILDGIEVYQDINESKSKKRFGSDVDAGYVKQTIKLGHSVYRNVDAEATKKIEGNTAKLVYNYKYGTDPSGIDAEASMKNGAKIVYMDTNNSTSDFHERKQFSLRD; translated from the coding sequence ATGAAGAAAATATTACTTCTCCTTGTTGCTGTATTTGCTTTCATCAGCAACATCAACGCACAAACATGGAATATGGTTGTGACACATAACGATGGTACCGTACAAGTCATCAAAGCATCAGATGTAAAGAACGTTACTTTCCAATTGCCTGATCAGAATGCTGACCAAGTTATCATCAAGGAACTATACACAACTGGCGTACCAGACGATAAAGACCCCAAGAAGTTCTTCCAATCAGACAAGGGTTTTATCCTCTATAACAATGGTGGTAAGACTGCGGTTATCAGCAACTTGGCTATTGGTATGTTAGACCCATACAATGCACATTCTGGTGCAAATGCATGGTATAGTGCAGGTGCAACGGAGCCATCATACGTATCTCAGAACTGGGTTCCAGCAACTGCAGGTATATGGTACTTCCAGAATTCATTGGTTATCGAGCCTTATTCACAGGTTGTTATCAGCTGTATGGGGGCTATAGACAACACCAAGACCTATTCTAAGAGCGTCAACTATGCCAACAAGGATTATTACACAATGTACGATCCAGAGTCTGGCTATAACAATACATCTTATTATCCAACACCTTCAAATGTTATTCCATCCAGCCAATATCTTAAGGCAGTAAACTTTGGTCCTGCCAATGCTTGGCCACTTAGTCAGTCTTCTCCAGCCTTCTTTATCTTCCAAACAAAGGGCACAACACCTGCTGCTTTTGCTAAGGATGCAAGCAATATCACATACGCACCGGGCAAAGCACAGACAAATGTAAATGCTGTTTTGAAGGTCCCAACAGACTGGATTCTTGATGGTATTGAGGTTTATCAGGATATTAACGAGAGTAAGAGTAAAAAGCGTTTCGGCTCTGACGTGGATGCTGGTTATGTAAAGCAGACTATCAAACTTGGTCATAGCGTATATCGTAACGTGGATGCTGAAGCGACAAAGAAGATTGAAGGCAATACCGCTAAGTTGGTTTATAACTACAAGTATGGCACAGACCCAAGTGGTATCGATGCTGAAGCATCTATGAAGAATGGAGCAAAGATTGTCTACATGGACACTAACAACTCTACTTCTGACTTCCACGAGCGCAAACAGTTCTCACTTAGAGACTAA
- a CDS encoding DUF6850 family outer membrane beta-barrel protein, translating into MTLILAGAALSASLNAQEQAKDSLLHRDFSFVANSDAWLRSDNAAALTRFKTKNISLAEVYAQYGKGGFVNYDESPRTVQAGANVSSFYRLTDRIVLSGSMRYDNFSGRNMTGSAFIQTQRLPFDIVEDSLNHAGTKHRDTYNLMGALSWEIYKGLAIGTKVDFTAANVAKYKDLRHKTKLMNLALTTGVYVPLRSVSLGLNYTYRRNTESVVFSTYASNAQEFSSYINYGPWIGKTEQFSSSGFTDSNREQPMLNEYHGLGLQFSWDILPNLSWFNNFGGTYRKGYYGRKSPYTIVHSDHHSNIYDYQSRLSLTLDKQIHHLDFSFSSENLVNEMNAFRSNKNEQGAYFYQYLDPVKSANKAWNDVHLGYTGYYGVINELPLWTIEAGANFSHRKQTGYSYPYFRRQDIHTTEAYTSLTRNLLFRKGVLSLQAGFAYKKGKGDAFEDGTLAQPSDKQNGFPTMDVLMYCEYKYLTDPQYSLQLGVKYAFVLPGTKMKTYTAFDFTHRHTNDGNAYLVGRNYSTGRLTIGCTF; encoded by the coding sequence ATGACACTTATACTGGCAGGAGCAGCCCTCTCTGCCAGCCTCAACGCACAGGAGCAGGCTAAAGATAGTCTGCTCCATCGTGATTTTAGCTTCGTTGCCAATAGCGATGCATGGCTGAGAAGTGACAATGCTGCAGCTTTGACACGATTTAAGACAAAGAACATTTCTTTGGCTGAAGTTTATGCACAATATGGCAAGGGAGGCTTTGTCAACTATGACGAGTCACCACGTACCGTGCAAGCGGGTGCCAACGTGTCTTCATTCTATCGTTTGACGGACAGGATTGTCCTATCGGGAAGTATGCGTTATGACAACTTCTCTGGGCGCAACATGACTGGTTCAGCATTCATACAGACCCAGCGTCTGCCCTTTGATATCGTAGAAGACTCGCTAAACCATGCTGGCACAAAGCATCGTGACACCTATAATCTTATGGGAGCATTGTCTTGGGAGATATATAAAGGACTTGCCATTGGTACAAAGGTGGACTTCACTGCAGCAAACGTTGCTAAGTATAAGGATTTAAGACATAAGACAAAGCTAATGAACTTAGCCCTTACAACGGGCGTATATGTACCACTACGGTCTGTTAGTCTTGGCCTTAACTATACGTATCGACGTAACACGGAGAGTGTAGTTTTCAGTACTTACGCTTCAAATGCACAAGAGTTTTCATCTTATATCAACTATGGCCCGTGGATTGGCAAGACCGAACAATTCAGCAGTTCAGGCTTTACCGACAGCAACAGAGAGCAACCGATGCTCAATGAATATCATGGGTTAGGACTACAATTTAGCTGGGACATCCTACCTAATCTCTCATGGTTTAACAACTTTGGCGGTACATATCGCAAAGGTTATTACGGCAGGAAGTCACCCTATACGATAGTTCACTCCGATCATCATAGCAACATCTATGACTATCAATCACGCCTATCTTTGACTCTCGACAAGCAGATACATCATCTCGATTTCAGCTTTTCAAGCGAGAATCTTGTCAACGAGATGAATGCTTTTCGTTCTAACAAAAACGAACAAGGGGCATACTTCTATCAGTATCTTGACCCTGTGAAGAGTGCTAACAAGGCGTGGAACGACGTACATCTTGGCTATACGGGCTATTATGGCGTTATAAACGAATTACCTCTCTGGACGATTGAAGCGGGGGCAAACTTCTCTCACCGCAAGCAGACGGGCTACAGCTACCCTTACTTCCGACGTCAGGACATCCACACAACAGAGGCTTATACAAGTCTTACACGTAACCTCCTTTTCCGAAAGGGAGTACTTTCACTACAAGCAGGCTTTGCCTACAAGAAGGGAAAGGGTGATGCTTTCGAGGATGGAACATTGGCACAACCTTCTGATAAGCAGAATGGTTTTCCTACGATGGACGTACTAATGTATTGTGAGTATAAGTATCTTACAGACCCGCAATACTCCCTTCAACTTGGCGTTAAGTATGCCTTTGTACTTCCGGGGACAAAGATGAAAACCTACACTGCCTTTGACTTTACTCATCGCCACACTAATGACGGCAACGCTTACCTTGTAGGTAGGAACTATTCAACGGGCAGACTGACCATTGGTTGCACCTTCTAA